In the genome of Chloroflexota bacterium, one region contains:
- a CDS encoding ATP-binding cassette domain-containing protein: protein MTAISVQNLSKYYQVHQKEPGLVGSLKSFVLRKTYDVKAVDDISFSIESGELVGFLGPNGAGKTTTLKVLSGLLYPTGGDVSVLGYTPWQRQAAFQRRFALVMGQKNQVWWDLPPMETFLINKEIYEVPDAQFRATLDELVQILELEKVINVQARKLSLGERMKCELLAALLHRPQVLFLDEPTIGLDVVMQQNIRNFVREYNARYGATVILTSHYMRDVEALCDRVLIIDHGHLVFDGDLETVVRRYADYKLLTLTFATPVAESALATFGAVVSYRPRTSTLHIARSSVPQVSAQLLQDYPVLDLNIVEPEVDEVIRQFFSGGRPAHAEVAS from the coding sequence GTGACTGCAATCTCAGTACAGAATCTCTCCAAGTACTATCAGGTCCACCAGAAAGAACCCGGTTTGGTGGGCTCGCTTAAGTCGTTTGTCCTGCGCAAGACGTACGACGTGAAGGCGGTGGATGACATCTCGTTTTCCATCGAGAGCGGCGAGTTGGTCGGTTTCCTGGGGCCCAACGGCGCGGGCAAGACGACCACGCTAAAGGTACTCTCCGGTCTGCTCTATCCCACCGGCGGGGATGTTTCCGTGCTGGGCTACACGCCGTGGCAGCGCCAGGCTGCTTTTCAACGGCGCTTTGCCCTGGTGATGGGACAGAAGAATCAGGTCTGGTGGGACCTGCCACCCATGGAAACCTTCCTTATCAATAAGGAGATTTACGAGGTACCGGACGCGCAGTTTCGGGCCACCCTGGACGAGTTGGTGCAGATTCTGGAACTGGAAAAGGTCATCAACGTGCAGGCGCGCAAGCTCTCGCTGGGCGAGCGCATGAAGTGCGAGTTGCTCGCTGCCTTGCTGCACCGGCCGCAGGTGCTCTTCCTGGACGAGCCCACTATCGGCCTCGACGTGGTGATGCAGCAAAACATCCGCAACTTCGTGCGGGAGTACAATGCCCGCTACGGCGCGACGGTCATCCTCACGAGCCACTACATGCGCGACGTGGAAGCGCTCTGCGACCGGGTGCTCATCATCGACCACGGGCATCTCGTCTTTGACGGCGACCTGGAAACGGTCGTGCGCCGCTACGCCGACTACAAGCTCCTCACCTTGACGTTTGCGACTCCGGTTGCGGAATCCGCGTTGGCAACCTTTGGCGCTGTGGTCTCCTATCGGCCGCGCACCAGCACTTTGCACATCGCCCGTAGCAGCGTGCCGCAGGTCTCCGCCCAACTGCTGCAGGACTACCCTGTCCTTGACCTCAACATCGTCGAACCCGAGGTTGACGAGGTGATCCGTCAATTCTTCTCCGGTGGGCGGCCCGCGCATGCTGAAGTCGCTTCGTAA
- a CDS encoding ABC-2 family transporter protein, which translates to MLKSLRKLRAVFLASWQESLIYRAESLVWFIGEAIIPLIMIALWLAAYRTVDRIGEYTVQDMVNYYVMFLILSNLLTPHLEWNTGDWIRSGAFSAHLVRPFPYQLWQLAVEVAFKGVRVVFLVPMLLLFLLLFGQEMLGGFALRWEIAPILLASMVLSFLLNYCLKLSLGLLAFWVGQTAGIIESYAVVTMFLAGSIIPLDLMPAGGERVTHFLPFRYLYFFQVQLLQGRLDFLSALSALAIQAGWLLVCYLFVQWVFAAGVRRYGAYGG; encoded by the coding sequence ATGCTGAAGTCGCTTCGTAAGCTACGCGCGGTCTTCCTGGCCTCCTGGCAAGAGTCCTTGATATATCGCGCCGAGAGTCTCGTCTGGTTCATCGGCGAGGCGATTATACCGCTCATCATGATCGCCCTTTGGCTGGCGGCGTACCGCACCGTAGACCGAATCGGTGAATACACCGTGCAGGACATGGTGAACTACTACGTCATGTTCTTGATATTGAGCAACCTGCTGACGCCGCATCTGGAGTGGAATACGGGCGATTGGATCCGCAGCGGCGCCTTTTCCGCGCACCTTGTCCGCCCGTTCCCCTATCAACTTTGGCAGCTTGCGGTTGAGGTCGCGTTCAAGGGCGTGCGGGTGGTCTTTCTCGTGCCGATGCTGCTGCTATTTCTTCTTCTGTTTGGGCAGGAGATGCTTGGCGGCTTCGCGCTCAGATGGGAAATCGCGCCGATTCTGCTGGCAAGCATGGTCCTGTCGTTCTTGCTGAATTATTGCCTAAAGCTGTCCCTGGGCCTTTTGGCGTTCTGGGTGGGCCAGACGGCGGGCATTATCGAATCATACGCGGTAGTTACCATGTTCCTGGCTGGGAGCATCATCCCCCTGGACCTCATGCCGGCGGGGGGGGAGCGCGTGACGCACTTCCTGCCGTTCCGCTACCTGTACTTCTTCCAGGTGCAGTTGCTGCAGGGCCGCCTTGACTTTCTATCGGCGCTGAGTGCGCTCGCCATACAGGCGGGATGGCTGCTGGTGTGCTATCTGTTCGTGCAGTGGGTGTTTGCCGCCGGGGTGCGCCGCTACGGCGCGTACGGAGGTTAG